The Halosimplex litoreum genome has a window encoding:
- a CDS encoding metallophosphoesterase, translating into MIDLTPDHDDPMPRAARDGVGALDADSPRIVSISDIHGYLDAARAALTVVGDHPDFAPLVDADEDGRLHWAGDDESVLVFNGDLVDRGPDNAAVVALVERLAREAPPGHVRVTLGNHEWGVLFRDLVNWDAWFSGSRSDVERRQLCEAIVDGHLVAAYDGYAFTYAHAGRVSDYDTARLNDRFAEAAGDLLDAIGTDDDESTQKRLVEDYREVLGIGRRGGRAFGAGIAWLDFKFLSDTAPLQVVGHTRQDEIVQKGNVICENVIRANLENAGGEAVMVETESELVALERRGNGSVRKRTFEIPDGD; encoded by the coding sequence ATGATAGACCTCACTCCCGACCACGACGACCCGATGCCTCGCGCCGCACGCGACGGCGTCGGCGCGCTCGACGCCGACAGCCCCCGTATCGTCAGTATCAGCGACATCCACGGCTACCTCGACGCCGCCCGCGCGGCGCTCACAGTCGTCGGCGACCACCCCGACTTCGCCCCGCTCGTCGACGCCGACGAGGACGGCCGGCTCCACTGGGCCGGCGACGACGAGTCGGTACTCGTGTTCAACGGCGATCTGGTCGACCGCGGCCCCGACAACGCCGCCGTGGTCGCCCTCGTCGAACGCCTCGCTCGCGAGGCCCCGCCCGGCCACGTCCGCGTCACGCTCGGCAACCACGAGTGGGGCGTCCTCTTCCGAGACCTGGTCAACTGGGACGCCTGGTTCTCCGGCAGTCGGTCCGACGTGGAGCGCCGACAGCTCTGTGAAGCGATCGTCGACGGCCACCTCGTCGCCGCCTACGACGGCTACGCGTTCACGTACGCCCACGCCGGCCGCGTCAGCGACTACGACACCGCACGGTTGAACGACCGGTTCGCCGAAGCGGCCGGTGATCTCCTCGACGCGATCGGGACCGACGACGACGAGTCGACCCAGAAACGGTTGGTCGAAGACTACCGGGAAGTGCTCGGCATCGGCCGTCGTGGCGGCCGTGCCTTCGGTGCCGGCATCGCCTGGCTCGACTTCAAGTTCCTGAGCGATACGGCGCCACTCCAGGTCGTCGGCCATACACGCCAGGACGAGATCGTCCAGAAGGGTAACGTGATCTGCGAGAACGTGATCCGGGCGAACCTGGAGAACGCGGGTGGGGAGGCTGTGATGGTGGAGACCGAGTCGGAGTTGGTGGCGCTGGAGCGACGTGGGAACGGGAGCGTCCGGAAGCGGACGTTCGAGATCCCCGACGGAGACTGA
- the cmk gene encoding (d)CMP kinase produces the protein MLITVSGPAGSGKSTFAAALANALEVDHVSGGDIFREMADERDVSLVAFNELAEEDDQVDRDLDRRLREIADENDDLVLESRLAGWMAGDHADLRIWLDAPMDVRAERIADREDKSVETAREETTARAESEAKRYAEYYGIEIDDRSIYDLVLNTSRWSPAAELEIVLAAVESYDPSEDEGRAPVTGVDYDF, from the coding sequence ATGTTGATAACCGTTTCCGGCCCGGCCGGAAGTGGCAAGAGCACGTTCGCCGCGGCACTGGCGAACGCGCTGGAGGTGGACCACGTCAGTGGCGGCGATATCTTCCGCGAGATGGCCGACGAGCGGGACGTGTCGCTGGTCGCGTTCAACGAACTCGCCGAGGAAGACGACCAGGTCGACCGCGATCTCGACCGTCGGCTCCGCGAGATCGCAGACGAGAACGACGACCTCGTCCTCGAATCGCGCCTCGCCGGATGGATGGCCGGCGACCACGCCGACCTGCGGATCTGGCTCGACGCCCCGATGGACGTGCGCGCCGAGCGAATCGCCGACCGCGAGGACAAGTCCGTCGAGACCGCCCGCGAGGAGACGACCGCCAGAGCCGAGAGTGAGGCCAAGCGCTATGCCGAGTACTACGGCATCGAGATCGACGACCGCTCGATCTACGACCTCGTGCTCAACACCTCCCGGTGGAGTCCCGCCGCGGAGCTGGAGATCGTCCTCGCCGCCGTCGAGTCCTACGACCCCAGCGAGGACGAGGGCCGAGCCCCGGTCACCGGCGTGGACTACGACTTCTGA
- a CDS encoding mechanosensitive ion channel family protein: MLQATPVDAARSFLTGFETLGARVGVTALLVVVVTAFGWLLLPRLIEGVQNSALQWAVSGAILRAAQLSLLVGGGLSLLYLWGFGPTLSTLSEEVTSDSELRTLGRTLGSVAVFFAAYAVARYLSNAVANLGRHADWLTDHQEEILLRTAQLFLFGFAGIVILGIWDTNLGGLLVGAGFLGIVVGFAARQTLGSLIAGFVLMFSRPFTIGDWVEIGGEEGIVTDITIFHTRLENFDGEFVIIPNDRVSDRPITNRSQKGLLRIRVDVSVDYEADPDRAKQVAIEAISNCSEVVDAPPPQVFPKEFGDSAVVLEMRFWIDHPTPPRKWKAVSAVVSAVKSAFEEEGIKIPFPQRELTGRAEAGGFDVRGQPGSNGASEDQQAEAHGND; this comes from the coding sequence ATGCTACAGGCGACGCCGGTCGACGCCGCCCGGTCGTTCCTCACGGGGTTCGAGACGCTCGGCGCCCGGGTCGGCGTCACCGCGTTGCTCGTCGTCGTCGTCACGGCCTTCGGCTGGCTGCTCCTCCCCCGACTGATCGAGGGAGTCCAGAACTCCGCCCTGCAGTGGGCCGTCAGCGGCGCGATCCTGCGCGCCGCTCAGCTCTCGTTGCTCGTCGGCGGTGGGCTCTCGCTGCTGTACCTCTGGGGGTTCGGCCCGACCCTCTCGACTCTCTCCGAAGAGGTGACCAGCGACTCGGAACTCCGGACGCTCGGGCGAACGCTGGGTTCGGTGGCCGTCTTCTTCGCCGCCTACGCGGTCGCGCGATACCTCTCGAACGCCGTCGCGAACCTCGGTCGACACGCCGACTGGCTGACCGACCACCAGGAGGAGATCCTCTTGCGGACCGCCCAGCTGTTCCTGTTCGGGTTCGCCGGGATCGTCATCCTCGGGATCTGGGACACCAACCTCGGGGGCCTCCTCGTCGGCGCCGGCTTCCTCGGCATCGTCGTCGGCTTCGCCGCCCGCCAGACTCTCGGCTCGCTCATCGCTGGATTCGTCCTCATGTTCTCTCGTCCCTTTACCATCGGCGACTGGGTCGAGATCGGCGGCGAAGAGGGTATCGTCACCGACATCACAATCTTTCACACCAGACTGGAGAACTTCGACGGCGAGTTCGTCATCATCCCCAACGACCGCGTCTCCGACCGACCGATCACGAACCGGAGTCAGAAGGGCCTGTTGCGTATCCGCGTCGACGTGAGCGTCGATTACGAGGCCGACCCCGACCGCGCCAAACAGGTTGCCATCGAGGCCATCTCGAACTGCAGCGAAGTCGTCGACGCTCCGCCGCCGCAGGTGTTCCCCAAGGAGTTCGGCGACTCCGCGGTCGTCCTCGAGATGCGCTTCTGGATCGACCACCCCACCCCGCCGCGCAAGTGGAAGGCCGTCTCGGCGGTCGTCAGCGCCGTCAAGTCCGCCTTCGAAGAGGAGGGGATCAAGATCCCATTCCCCCAGCGGGAACTCACTGGCCGCGCCGAGGCCGGCGGCTTCGACGTTCGCGGCCAACCCGGTTCGAACGGCGCCTCGGAGGACCAACAGGCGGAAGCGCACGGAAACGACTGA
- the uppS gene encoding polyprenyl diphosphate synthase — translation MERLGQLARGAYERLLELELSGTPSHVAVIQDGNRRYARQRGDDASEGHRAGAETTEQVLEWCRETGVDELTLYTFSTENFERPEEENEALFDLLCEKLREFADADRVHDSEVCIRAIGETGKLPERVREAIDYAERRTGGYDDLQLNIALAYGGRAELLSAARDVTGAVDADELDAEEIDVETVEQRLYEGPSRDVDLIVRTGGDERTSNFLPWHANGNEAAVYFCTPYWPEFRKVDFLRAIRTYEHREESWRKTRARRALALVRALGGAEGHDARRVLRRFKDALPSAEREAIESETDAEFERTAD, via the coding sequence ATGGAGAGACTGGGGCAGCTGGCACGCGGTGCGTACGAGCGGTTGCTCGAACTGGAGCTGTCGGGTACGCCCAGTCACGTCGCCGTCATCCAGGACGGCAACCGGCGATACGCGCGACAGCGGGGCGACGACGCATCCGAGGGCCATCGCGCGGGCGCAGAGACGACAGAGCAAGTGCTCGAGTGGTGTCGGGAGACCGGCGTCGACGAGCTGACGCTGTACACTTTCTCGACGGAGAACTTCGAGCGGCCCGAGGAGGAGAACGAAGCGCTGTTCGATCTGCTCTGTGAGAAGCTTCGGGAGTTCGCTGACGCCGACCGGGTCCACGACTCCGAGGTGTGCATTCGGGCGATCGGTGAGACGGGCAAACTCCCCGAGCGTGTCCGCGAAGCGATCGACTACGCCGAGCGCCGGACCGGGGGATACGACGACCTCCAGCTGAACATCGCGCTGGCGTACGGTGGTCGCGCGGAGTTGCTCTCGGCCGCCCGGGACGTGACGGGAGCGGTCGACGCAGACGAACTCGACGCCGAGGAAATCGACGTCGAGACCGTCGAACAGCGGCTCTACGAGGGACCGAGCCGCGACGTGGACCTGATCGTCCGAACCGGTGGCGACGAGCGCACGTCGAACTTCCTGCCGTGGCACGCCAACGGCAACGAGGCGGCGGTCTACTTCTGTACGCCGTACTGGCCGGAGTTCCGGAAGGTCGACTTCCTGCGGGCGATCCGGACCTACGAACACCGCGAGGAGTCCTGGCGCAAGACCCGCGCGCGGCGGGCGCTCGCGTTGGTACGGGCGCTCGGCGGCGCCGAGGGACACGACGCCCGACGCGTCCTCCGGCGGTTCAAGGACGCGCTCCCGAGCGCCGAACGCGAAGCGATCGAGTCGGAGACCGACGCCGAGTTCGAACGAACCGCCGACTGA
- a CDS encoding winged helix-turn-helix domain-containing protein, whose product MDDEPDRIDWLTDMDKQILEVLSSELILTPAIIAENIGRSRKGVSNRINSLQAGELIEKIDRGKYRITDEGRSVLESFNKEKIRGIRLDITQRRLIEEDLGVTREEYLRQARKEYEQIRKDEDIEEPFEEAFERVESRLREDAEEESN is encoded by the coding sequence ATGGACGACGAACCTGACCGGATAGACTGGCTCACCGACATGGACAAGCAGATATTGGAAGTTCTAAGTAGTGAGCTCATCCTGACCCCCGCAATCATCGCAGAGAACATCGGTCGATCTCGAAAAGGAGTTTCTAACCGTATCAATTCGCTACAGGCAGGTGAGCTAATCGAGAAAATTGACCGCGGCAAGTATCGAATAACCGATGAAGGCCGATCAGTTCTGGAAAGTTTCAACAAAGAGAAGATTCGGGGAATTCGGTTAGATATAACACAGCGAAGGCTAATCGAGGAAGATTTAGGAGTTACCAGAGAGGAATACTTGAGGCAAGCCCGGAAGGAGTACGAGCAGATAAGAAAGGATGAAGATATTGAGGAGCCTTTTGAAGAAGCCTTCGAGCGTGTAGAATCCCGTCTTCGAGAGGATGCAGAAGAAGAATCCAACTAA
- a CDS encoding tyrosine-type recombinase/integrase, with amino-acid sequence MSEDLRPLDPREAMEMWLDRQRAEKSEETVKSYFYRVRQFVDWLDEEGIQNLNELAGRDVFRYDSARRADDLSKSALNNQLGTIKLFLEFCVDVEAVPPELPAKVDVPTLSKAERANEEKLSTKRAENILENLRRYEYASRDRALFALAWHTGARLGALRSLDLRDCYLVEDDLQRLAHQDDIDPEELESVEVPFIYFRHRPDSDTPLKNQEDGERPVGLSEEIGELLREYIEVSRPDVEDEFGRKPLFSSQKGTGRMSKGAIRSRFNIITQPCRYGVCPHDRDPEDCEAREHGYESRCPSARSPHRIRTGSITNHRDEGWPPEVLAERVNATPEVIRTHYDQPDLLKRMETRRSYLE; translated from the coding sequence ATGAGCGAAGATCTCCGACCTCTCGACCCTCGTGAGGCAATGGAAATGTGGCTCGACCGGCAGCGGGCTGAGAAGTCCGAAGAAACTGTAAAAAGCTACTTTTATCGAGTCCGCCAGTTCGTCGACTGGCTCGATGAAGAAGGAATCCAAAATCTGAATGAACTGGCAGGGCGCGATGTTTTTCGGTACGATTCAGCCCGCCGTGCCGATGATCTCAGCAAGAGCGCGTTGAATAATCAACTCGGGACTATCAAACTCTTTCTCGAATTCTGTGTGGATGTTGAGGCTGTCCCACCGGAATTACCGGCGAAAGTGGATGTGCCGACTCTCTCGAAGGCAGAACGGGCAAATGAAGAGAAATTATCGACAAAGCGAGCCGAAAATATTCTTGAAAATCTCAGAAGGTACGAATACGCTAGCCGGGACCGCGCTCTATTTGCTCTCGCGTGGCACACGGGCGCACGCCTCGGCGCGCTACGCTCGCTAGATCTACGTGACTGCTATCTCGTCGAAGACGATCTCCAACGACTTGCTCACCAGGACGACATCGATCCGGAAGAGCTGGAAAGCGTTGAAGTTCCGTTTATCTACTTCCGGCACCGTCCGGATTCAGATACTCCTCTAAAGAATCAGGAAGATGGTGAGCGACCGGTTGGCCTTTCCGAAGAGATCGGTGAGCTACTTCGGGAATACATCGAAGTTTCTCGACCGGACGTAGAAGATGAATTCGGCCGGAAACCTCTCTTCTCCAGTCAGAAGGGAACGGGTCGAATGTCGAAGGGAGCGATTCGCTCCCGGTTCAATATCATCACCCAACCGTGCCGATATGGAGTTTGCCCGCACGATCGTGACCCGGAAGATTGCGAAGCCCGTGAACATGGCTATGAGTCGCGCTGTCCGTCAGCTCGTTCACCCCACCGGATACGGACAGGCTCGATCACAAATCATCGTGACGAAGGTTGGCCACCTGAGGTACTCGCTGAGCGCGTGAATGCCACGCCAGAGGTCATTCGCACTCACTACGATCAGCCTGATCTGCTGAAGCGGATGGAAACGCGACGTAGCTACCTCGAATGA
- a CDS encoding RNA-guided pseudouridylation complex pseudouridine synthase subunit Cbf5 — protein MSLRGPPDDRSVDDLLEFGVVNLDKPPGPSAHQVAAWVRDMAGVDRAAHAGTLDPKVTGCLPMLLGDATRMAQVFDDSDKEYIAVLELHGPTPADLSSVLAEFEGEIYQKPPKKSAVVRRLRSREIYALDALEVEDRRALLRIRCESGTYIRKLCHDLGLALGTGAHMGHLRRSTTGSFDDRELVSLHDLVDALAWADEGDTDPLREVVQPAERALVDLPSAIVAESAARQVAEGAPVYAPGLLDVDDVFRGDLVACYTPDDAAVCLATLAGDPEADSGVVLDLERVLV, from the coding sequence ATGTCCCTTCGCGGCCCGCCCGACGACCGGTCGGTCGACGATCTGCTCGAATTCGGCGTCGTCAACCTCGACAAACCGCCCGGGCCGTCGGCCCACCAGGTCGCCGCCTGGGTTCGGGACATGGCCGGCGTCGACCGCGCCGCCCACGCCGGCACCCTCGACCCGAAGGTCACCGGCTGTCTGCCGATGCTGCTCGGCGACGCGACCCGGATGGCCCAGGTGTTCGACGACAGCGACAAGGAGTATATCGCCGTGCTCGAACTCCACGGCCCCACGCCCGCCGATCTGTCCTCGGTCCTCGCGGAGTTCGAAGGCGAGATCTATCAGAAACCGCCGAAGAAGAGCGCGGTCGTCCGCCGGCTGCGCTCGCGGGAGATCTACGCCCTCGACGCGCTAGAGGTCGAAGACCGACGGGCGCTGCTTCGGATCCGCTGCGAGAGCGGGACCTACATCCGGAAGCTGTGTCACGACCTCGGGCTCGCCCTGGGGACCGGCGCGCACATGGGCCACCTCCGTCGGTCAACCACGGGGTCGTTCGACGACCGGGAGCTGGTGTCGCTGCACGACCTCGTCGACGCGCTCGCGTGGGCCGACGAGGGCGACACCGACCCGCTCCGCGAGGTCGTCCAGCCCGCCGAGCGGGCGCTCGTCGACCTGCCGAGCGCGATCGTCGCCGAGTCGGCCGCTCGACAGGTCGCCGAGGGCGCGCCCGTCTACGCGCCCGGTCTGCTCGATGTCGACGACGTGTTCCGCGGCGACCTGGTCGCCTGCTACACTCCCGACGACGCCGCGGTCTGTCTCGCGACGCTCGCGGGCGACCCCGAGGCCGACAGCGGTGTGGTACTCGATCTCGAACGCGTGCTGGTCTGA
- a CDS encoding TATA-box-binding protein, with amino-acid sequence MNDLGLEVVNVVGWVHYRQELDLGELADTMATRSEITNSTYEPAENHWLQTYFAPDDTYVAFYRSGRCSITGVDSVEHFENVVGRVNAVMQDILKFDFTPESEVSNIVVTTALDRNVDLEALALQLGLERIEYEPEQFPGLIYRDSESNAVILIFSSGKLLCTGLSDLDSITKTVEVFIEKINLDM; translated from the coding sequence ATGAATGACTTGGGTTTAGAAGTTGTCAACGTAGTGGGGTGGGTTCATTATCGTCAGGAGCTCGACCTAGGCGAGTTAGCCGACACAATGGCTACCCGAAGTGAAATTACCAACTCCACCTATGAACCCGCAGAGAATCACTGGCTACAAACATATTTTGCTCCGGATGATACGTATGTCGCATTCTATCGATCCGGACGTTGCTCAATCACTGGAGTCGATTCTGTCGAACACTTCGAAAATGTAGTCGGGCGCGTGAATGCAGTGATGCAGGATATACTAAAGTTTGATTTTACACCTGAGTCTGAAGTAAGCAATATTGTTGTAACAACGGCGCTCGATAGGAATGTGGATCTCGAAGCATTGGCGCTGCAGCTTGGGTTGGAACGCATCGAGTATGAACCGGAGCAGTTCCCAGGCCTGATTTACCGTGACTCTGAGTCAAACGCGGTCATTCTCATATTCTCCAGTGGAAAACTTCTCTGCACCGGACTCAGCGATCTTGATTCTATCACAAAGACAGTTGAAGTATTTATTGAAAAAATCAACCTGGATATGTAA
- the pdxS gene encoding pyridoxal 5'-phosphate synthase lyase subunit PdxS encodes MTDETDLEELRRGTDLVKRGFAKMQKGGVIMDVVNREQARIAEDVGAVAVMNLEAVPADIRKRGGVARMADPASLEAIIDEVSIPVMGKSRIGHTKEAQILEAAGADMVDESEVLTPADDRYHIDKRDFTAPFVCGARNLGEALRRIDEGAAMIRTKGEAGTGDVNQAVHHQRNIKGAIRKLEGMAHEEREKWAREHEAPAELVHETAEMGRLPVVNFAAGGIATPADAALMMHHGCDGIFVGSGIFGAEDPEAMGTAVVEAVNNWDDPETLVEITSNIGAGMKGDANVDLPEEEKMQDRGV; translated from the coding sequence ATGACCGACGAAACGGACCTGGAGGAACTCCGCCGCGGGACCGACCTGGTCAAGCGCGGGTTCGCCAAGATGCAGAAGGGCGGCGTCATCATGGACGTCGTGAATCGCGAGCAGGCCCGCATCGCCGAGGACGTGGGCGCCGTCGCGGTGATGAACCTCGAAGCCGTCCCCGCCGACATCCGCAAACGCGGCGGCGTCGCCCGCATGGCCGACCCCGCCTCGCTCGAAGCCATCATCGACGAGGTCTCCATCCCCGTCATGGGCAAGTCCCGTATCGGCCACACGAAGGAGGCCCAGATCCTCGAAGCCGCCGGCGCCGACATGGTCGACGAGAGCGAGGTGCTCACGCCGGCCGACGACCGCTATCACATCGACAAGCGCGACTTCACCGCGCCGTTCGTCTGCGGCGCGCGCAACCTCGGCGAGGCGCTCCGGCGTATCGACGAGGGCGCGGCGATGATCCGGACCAAGGGCGAGGCCGGCACGGGCGACGTGAACCAGGCCGTCCACCACCAGCGCAACATCAAGGGTGCCATCCGCAAACTCGAGGGGATGGCCCACGAGGAACGCGAGAAGTGGGCCCGCGAACACGAAGCCCCCGCCGAACTCGTCCACGAGACCGCCGAGATGGGCCGCCTGCCCGTCGTGAACTTCGCCGCCGGTGGTATCGCGACGCCCGCCGACGCCGCGCTGATGATGCACCACGGCTGCGACGGCATCTTCGTCGGCTCTGGTATCTTCGGCGCCGAGGACCCCGAAGCGATGGGGACCGCCGTCGTCGAGGCAGTCAACAACTGGGACGACCCCGAGACGCTCGTCGAGATCACCTCGAACATCGGCGCCGGGATGAAGGGCGACGCCAACGTCGACCTGCCCGAAGAAGAGAAGATGCAAGACCGCGGCGTCTGA
- a CDS encoding N-6 DNA methylase, protein MSDTPKEQKFHSLLYSALYRYVENNDTKFSEVTIEKDVEGRQADIHIDSNLTGSLVIEVKRDDISPYDKDVIKQARDYTRDIGADFFATCNSNDFYLFNYDGEITLQNVPYNYANLRPINLSDPELDGFVPQLLSGVDHLYQHGKLPEQEKKEQVVGLLRTFHSTIWPAYKELAQQKYKSNEKFINLFDGWVRENDFTALPTDEQLETAAKQYAYLLTNKILFYEVVREQTPDPIKPSDGNKLQSLVGVSSLDFLDEHIRRRFDEIMEKIDYEPIFRNSDLFEQFPHNKKTLQNIQSLAENIEQREISGIDEDLLGDVFEELIPKTERKKLGQYYTPPTIADAVSEWVLDAQAEYDLPEILDPASGSGTFPVEVYTDLKRDYPDATHQDILDSITAVDINKFPLHLTALNLASQNIEEEIDTLHAYHASFFAIEPDSKMLTSARLDNRDTGEVGYFDGIVGNPPYIRNRDIPDKDAFRAHLSRFGPENASPYLDGSKKLSKKSDAYVYFVTHATQFLRDGGRLGFVIPPKWLSVRYGMDFQQFLFDHYQIHAVVGFAERAFEDAFVDTCLLLIERCEDEETRRETVTKFIRVQEEMEPVDLYETVTFGMSLDQEPIDIRERPNYRMLGVRQEYLHDTGPKKINYYLNAPLKLINLIERDDFVPLSNFVDISRGPVTGANKFFILDQDEAERRGIDKRFLSPVVKSIKGMDSEVFEQGDADKYILDVHDYVTKVENRTKKFGTDTTLEEDVRSSLKRDGYDSLLQYINEGENDEIHKRNTCANRGVWFDLGEQQAPELFHPKFFKWRLFTVSNRARALTTNAVDCVYVKGGIDSKVVIGLMNSSLYGALLECWGRVEGNGALQLMTYELESVPVPDIREFEQEHIESIKTATNALLNGEDDAEQQLNQAVLDAVGLDSITPEELSTMRKVMTHQRLEGEFDSEVMLKDLDATVEWSSEYFGGENEGGVSTLDDFS, encoded by the coding sequence ATGTCTGATACACCAAAAGAACAAAAATTCCATAGTCTCCTCTACTCAGCCCTTTATCGATATGTTGAGAATAATGATACAAAGTTCTCGGAGGTCACTATTGAGAAGGATGTTGAGGGGCGACAGGCAGACATTCATATTGATAGTAACCTTACTGGTAGTCTCGTTATCGAGGTCAAACGAGACGATATCTCCCCATATGATAAAGACGTAATAAAACAGGCACGCGACTACACGCGAGACATCGGCGCTGACTTTTTCGCAACGTGTAATAGTAATGACTTTTACCTCTTCAACTACGACGGAGAAATCACTCTACAGAACGTCCCTTACAACTACGCAAACCTCCGCCCGATCAACCTCTCTGACCCGGAACTTGACGGATTCGTTCCGCAACTCCTCTCCGGCGTTGATCATCTCTATCAGCATGGGAAACTTCCTGAACAGGAAAAGAAAGAACAAGTTGTTGGGTTACTCCGAACATTCCACTCAACGATTTGGCCGGCATACAAAGAGCTCGCTCAGCAAAAATACAAAAGTAATGAGAAATTCATCAATCTGTTTGACGGCTGGGTTCGAGAAAACGACTTCACCGCTCTACCAACGGATGAACAGTTAGAAACCGCCGCGAAACAATATGCGTACCTGTTAACGAATAAAATTCTGTTCTACGAAGTCGTCCGTGAACAAACACCAGATCCAATCAAACCAAGCGATGGGAACAAACTTCAATCACTCGTCGGTGTTTCTAGTCTCGATTTTCTCGATGAACACATCCGCCGGCGATTCGACGAAATCATGGAAAAGATCGACTACGAACCGATCTTCCGAAATAGCGATTTGTTCGAACAGTTCCCACACAATAAGAAAACACTACAGAATATCCAATCACTCGCTGAAAACATTGAGCAACGCGAAATTTCTGGAATCGACGAAGATCTTCTAGGTGACGTATTCGAAGAACTTATTCCGAAAACTGAACGTAAAAAGCTCGGTCAGTACTACACACCACCGACGATCGCTGATGCCGTCTCGGAATGGGTTCTCGACGCACAAGCAGAATACGATCTTCCTGAAATCCTTGACCCAGCGTCTGGTAGTGGAACATTCCCCGTCGAAGTATACACCGACTTGAAACGTGACTACCCGGACGCCACGCATCAAGACATTCTTGACTCGATCACCGCTGTAGATATCAATAAATTCCCGCTGCATCTCACTGCGTTGAACCTTGCGAGTCAAAACATCGAAGAGGAAATTGATACACTACACGCTTACCACGCCTCATTCTTCGCCATCGAACCAGACTCGAAAATGCTGACATCTGCGCGGCTAGATAACCGGGATACTGGGGAAGTCGGGTACTTCGACGGGATCGTCGGAAACCCGCCGTATATCCGGAACCGTGACATACCTGATAAAGACGCATTCAGAGCGCATCTTTCACGGTTCGGTCCAGAAAATGCATCACCCTATCTTGATGGGTCGAAGAAACTCAGTAAGAAAAGCGATGCGTACGTATACTTCGTTACACATGCTACGCAATTCCTCAGAGACGGAGGACGGCTCGGGTTCGTCATTCCGCCGAAATGGTTGAGTGTCCGATATGGAATGGATTTCCAGCAGTTCCTATTTGACCATTACCAAATCCATGCGGTTGTCGGATTTGCAGAACGAGCGTTCGAAGATGCATTTGTAGATACCTGCTTATTGCTAATTGAGCGGTGTGAGGATGAAGAAACTCGACGAGAAACCGTAACGAAATTCATTCGTGTTCAAGAAGAGATGGAACCTGTCGATCTTTATGAAACTGTGACGTTTGGTATGTCGCTCGATCAGGAACCAATAGACATTCGTGAACGCCCGAACTATCGTATGCTAGGAGTTCGACAAGAATACCTTCACGATACAGGCCCGAAAAAAATCAACTACTACTTGAATGCTCCACTCAAATTAATTAACCTTATTGAGCGAGATGACTTTGTCCCCCTTAGTAATTTTGTAGACATATCTCGTGGGCCGGTTACAGGCGCTAATAAATTCTTTATTCTGGATCAAGATGAAGCAGAGAGAAGAGGTATTGACAAGCGATTCTTGTCACCAGTAGTAAAGAGCATTAAAGGAATGGACTCGGAAGTATTTGAGCAAGGAGATGCTGATAAATATATTCTTGATGTCCATGACTATGTAACGAAAGTGGAAAATCGAACCAAAAAATTCGGGACCGATACGACACTAGAAGAAGACGTGCGATCCTCGCTTAAGCGCGATGGATATGATTCTCTACTCCAGTATATTAATGAAGGTGAAAATGATGAGATTCATAAACGAAACACCTGTGCAAACAGAGGAGTTTGGTTCGATTTAGGTGAGCAACAAGCGCCAGAGTTATTCCATCCTAAATTCTTCAAATGGAGACTCTTTACGGTTTCAAATCGTGCGAGAGCGCTTACAACAAATGCAGTAGACTGTGTCTATGTCAAGGGAGGTATTGATTCTAAAGTCGTCATCGGGCTCATGAATTCGAGCCTCTACGGAGCTTTACTCGAATGTTGGGGCCGGGTAGAGGGGAACGGCGCATTGCAGTTGATGACGTATGAATTAGAGAGCGTTCCCGTTCCAGATATTCGGGAGTTTGAACAAGAACACATAGAGTCAATTAAAACGGCGACAAATGCTCTATTGAACGGAGAGGATGATGCAGAACAACAGCTGAATCAGGCTGTTCTTGATGCAGTTGGGCTTGATTCCATCACTCCTGAAGAGCTATCCACAATGAGGAAAGTGATGACACACCAGCGATTAGAGGGTGAATTTGATTCCGAAGTCATGTTAAAAGACCTTGATGCTACAGTAGAATGGTCATCTGAATACTTCGGCGGAGAAAATGAGGGCGGAGTCAGCACATTAGACGATTTCTCATAA